From the genome of Vicia villosa cultivar HV-30 ecotype Madison, WI linkage group LG2, Vvil1.0, whole genome shotgun sequence, one region includes:
- the LOC131645826 gene encoding uncharacterized protein LOC131645826, with translation MEYYRYYRSWMYDRTFPGRIGLKPNFIIGVEGFISWAFAQELCRSEGGVRCPCLKCECRPIISDPQEITAHLHRRGFIANYWVWTFNGEELPSNVLETSNSHASSSRPPVEYEENFNLIGDMVEDAFGVNVTYDEPEDFGGEELPNEEAQKFYQLLNEMNTPLFDGSSDSKLSMCVRLLAVKVNWNVPDQCLEFFVKMMLDSTAMKDNLPTTFYEAKKLVSKLGLRVRKIDCCINGCMLFYDNEFGTQDGLLEECKFCMSPRYKVPSRAVNTNQDRVAVKSMFYLPIIPRLKRMFASMHSASQMTWHHTNNTSPGTMRHPSDGEA, from the coding sequence atggaatattatcggtattatcgtagttggatgtacgatagaacatttccaggaagaataggacttaaacccaattttataataggagttgaagggtttatcagttgggcgtttgctcaggaattatgtcgaagcgaaggaggagttaggtgtccctgtcttaaatgtgaatgtagaccaataattagtgacccacaggaaataacagctcatttgcatagaaggggtttcattgcaaattattgggtttggacgtttaacggtgaagaactgcctagtaacgtacTAGAGACTAGCAActcgcatgcttcaagtagtcggccgcctgtggaatatgaggaaaactttaatctgattggtgacatggttgaggatgcttttggtgtgaacgtgacctatgatgaacctgaagattttggtggggaagagttgccgaatgaggaagcgcagaaattttatcagctgttgaatgagatgaatacgccgttgtttgatggatcgtctgactcaaagttatcaatgtgtgtgagattgttggccgTCAAGgtaaattggaatgttcctgatcagtgtttggaattcttcgtaaagatgatgttggactcaactgcaatgaaagacaacttgcctacaacattttatgaagcaaagaagttggtgtcgaagttgggcttaagagtaagaaagattgattgttgcattaatggttgtatgttgttttacgacaatgagtttggtactcaagatgggttgttggaggaatgtaagttttgtatgagtccaagatataaagttcccagtagagccgttaacactaatcaagaccgtgtagcagtaaagtccatgttttatcttccgataataccaaggttaaaaagaatgtttgcttcaatgcacagtgcaagtcaaatgacatggcatcacacaaataacacaagtccaggcactatgcggcatccatctgatggcgaggcatga